A single genomic interval of Bacillota bacterium harbors:
- the thpR gene encoding RNA 2',3'-cyclic phosphodiesterase — MALSLKGGCEGVTTVRCFVAVRLAENLMRPVIEVVNVLRKTGAGVKWVEPENLHFTLKFLGEISAADVAVAEGAVHRALAGKSRFSISLGGVGAFPSAGSPRVVWLGVTSGAGELRALAADVERELESEGFPGEKRAFSPHLTLGRVRSPGGAGALSPLLSSLKDRATGSMEVSAVHLMRSTLAPKGPVYQPVRSWDLP; from the coding sequence GTGGCGTTATCTCTCAAAGGCGGGTGCGAGGGTGTGACGACCGTCCGCTGTTTTGTGGCCGTAAGACTCGCCGAAAACCTGATGCGGCCCGTCATCGAGGTCGTGAACGTCCTCCGGAAGACCGGCGCCGGCGTCAAATGGGTGGAGCCGGAGAACCTCCATTTCACCCTGAAATTCCTGGGCGAGATTTCGGCGGCGGACGTGGCGGTGGCGGAAGGGGCCGTGCACCGCGCGCTGGCCGGCAAGTCGAGATTCTCCATCTCGTTGGGGGGCGTCGGGGCGTTCCCCTCGGCGGGTTCGCCGAGGGTGGTGTGGCTGGGGGTTACGTCTGGGGCCGGTGAGCTCAGGGCGCTGGCGGCCGATGTGGAGCGCGAGCTGGAGTCCGAGGGGTTCCCGGGGGAGAAGCGTGCCTTCTCGCCCCACCTGACGCTGGGCAGGGTGCGGAGCCCGGGCGGGGCGGGGGCGCTCTCGCCGTTGCTGAGTTCTCTCAAGGACCGCGCGACGGGCTCGATGGAAGTCTCCGCCGTTCACCTCATGAGAAGTACGCTGGCGCCCAAAGGCCCTGTATATCAACCGGTACGTTCCTGGGATCTTCCCTAG